In the genome of Desulfotignum phosphitoxidans DSM 13687, one region contains:
- a CDS encoding DVU_1551 family NTP transferase: protein MMTSGISAVILAAGFSSRMKAFKPLLPVGGTPMVKRCIDLFSGNGITDIVVVTGHLREQLEPVVRDAGACPVFHPGFASGMLGSIQQGVAHIRSGQAGFFLLPTDIPAIRPTTVARMIQQFQSDPLRLLMPCFNGLTGHPPLLPCGLKERILALAEPSTLRDLMAEEKDRTGTLTMHDRGVLMDADDPAGYRRVVHKVRHLDIPDREECLAIVNQELAEDHPIRNHLAQVAMIALKLVHAVADPVNVDLVIAAALLHDVRRMEKNHAAAGAALLHDLGFPRVAEVVEQHMNIELDLHAPVQEKELVYFADKLCTRHGVDIDYHHRFRHRLEKNPWAATSIWKRYENTRHIQARIEASAGKSITKILAD from the coding sequence ATGATGACATCCGGTATTTCAGCCGTGATCCTGGCAGCAGGCTTTTCCTCCCGGATGAAGGCCTTCAAACCCCTGCTGCCGGTGGGCGGCACACCCATGGTCAAACGGTGTATTGACCTGTTTTCGGGCAACGGCATCACCGATATTGTCGTGGTGACCGGGCATCTTCGGGAGCAGCTGGAACCGGTGGTCAGAGATGCCGGGGCCTGTCCGGTGTTTCATCCGGGGTTCGCTTCCGGCATGCTGGGCTCCATCCAGCAGGGGGTTGCGCACATCCGGTCCGGGCAGGCCGGGTTTTTTCTGCTTCCCACAGATATCCCGGCCATCCGTCCGACCACAGTCGCCCGGATGATCCAACAATTCCAGTCCGATCCCCTTCGGCTCCTCATGCCCTGTTTCAATGGCCTTACCGGGCATCCGCCCCTGTTGCCATGTGGCCTTAAAGAACGGATTCTGGCCCTGGCGGAACCATCCACCCTGCGGGACCTGATGGCCGAAGAAAAAGACCGGACAGGGACCCTGACAATGCATGACCGGGGGGTTCTGATGGATGCAGATGATCCTGCAGGATACCGGCGAGTGGTGCATAAGGTCCGGCATCTGGATATTCCGGACAGGGAAGAATGCCTGGCTATTGTCAACCAGGAACTGGCAGAGGACCATCCCATCCGGAATCATCTGGCACAGGTGGCCATGATTGCACTGAAACTGGTCCATGCCGTGGCCGATCCCGTAAACGTGGATCTGGTGATTGCCGCGGCCCTGCTCCATGATGTCAGGCGCATGGAAAAAAACCATGCAGCGGCTGGTGCCGCCCTGCTGCATGACCTGGGATTCCCCCGGGTGGCTGAAGTGGTAGAACAGCACATGAACATTGAACTGGATCTCCATGCTCCGGTCCAGGAAAAGGAACTGGTGTATTTTGCAGACAAACTGTGCACCCGGCACGGCGTTGACATCGATTATCACCACCGGTTCAGGCACCGCCTTGAAAAGAACCCCTGGGCCGCCACCAGCATCTGGAAACGGTATGAAAATACACGGCACATACAGGCCAGAATTGAAGCCTCCGCAGGTAAATCCATTACAAAAATACTTGCAGACTGA
- a CDS encoding histidine phosphatase family protein: MQTDGFFFLLRHGQIAGSGTRRFIGISDVDLDDTGISQAAYWQHAFSPLKIDTIYTSCLSRCRDMARRIAGNRKIVSHPALNEINLGQWEGRPFDEIKRRNPEGFKQRGEHLDTFRPPDGESFHDVQCRAVPFLTRCLEKPGTPLFVTHAGVIRVILCHISGLAVKNLFQFNVSYGQLFVIQTCGKSHGTPLTDLDDLSHDADPDFRRGLGPDGKSHR; this comes from the coding sequence TTGCAGACTGACGGCTTTTTTTTTCTGCTTCGGCACGGGCAGATCGCCGGTTCCGGCACCCGGCGATTCATCGGCATCTCTGATGTGGACCTGGATGACACAGGCATTTCCCAGGCCGCGTATTGGCAGCATGCCTTTTCTCCTTTGAAAATCGATACCATCTACACCAGCTGCCTTTCCCGATGCCGGGATATGGCCCGACGGATTGCCGGGAACCGGAAGATCGTCAGCCACCCAGCATTGAATGAAATCAACCTGGGACAGTGGGAGGGGCGGCCGTTTGATGAAATTAAACGCCGGAATCCGGAAGGGTTCAAACAAAGGGGGGAACATCTGGACACATTCAGACCGCCGGACGGAGAAAGTTTTCACGATGTCCAGTGCCGGGCTGTCCCTTTTTTGACCCGATGCCTTGAAAAACCCGGCACACCATTATTTGTGACCCATGCCGGGGTGATCCGGGTGATTTTGTGCCATATTTCAGGCCTGGCAGTGAAAAATCTGTTCCAGTTCAATGTGTCCTATGGACAGTTGTTTGTGATTCAGACCTGCGGAAAATCACACGGGACCCCCTTGACGGATCTGGATGATCTGAGCCATGATGCTGACCCCGATTTCCGCCGGGGTCTGGGCCCCGATGGAAAGTCCCACAGGTGA
- a CDS encoding XdhC family aldehyde oxidoreductase maturation factor, protein MELSNQQILDCLEKGAPFALAAILSHQGSTPRTSGSRMVVMPDGTLLGTIGGGLVEAKVKDACLTLIREKTCQIQSFFLDQELKGSLDMVCGGRLTVLMETLVPGPELISVFQALVAQEQAGQKGVLVSKLSGPSQGEFTVQKSLVLPDGTVTGACLIPKPLLEDICDDRFSGRFPTVHSLNLEEFIIQPMPPADTLFIFGAGHVGFVLAQLAHLTGFSTVVMDDREAFANKNRFPQARQVRVARDYDDAFKGLNVDSHSYIVILTRGHLHDQTVLEQALFTDPAYIGMIGSRTKRDRIYDNLMAKGISKERLNSVYSPVGLSIGAQTPAEIGVSIMAQIIQIRQGGPV, encoded by the coding sequence ATGGAACTGTCGAATCAGCAGATACTGGACTGTCTTGAAAAAGGGGCACCTTTTGCCCTGGCCGCCATTCTTTCTCATCAGGGGTCCACACCCAGAACCTCAGGCTCCCGCATGGTCGTGATGCCGGACGGCACCCTTCTGGGCACCATCGGCGGGGGACTTGTGGAAGCAAAAGTCAAAGATGCCTGCCTGACGCTTATCCGGGAAAAAACATGTCAAATCCAGTCCTTTTTTCTGGATCAGGAACTCAAGGGCAGTCTGGACATGGTCTGCGGGGGCCGCCTGACCGTGCTCATGGAAACCCTGGTACCCGGACCCGAATTGATTTCAGTTTTTCAGGCCCTGGTGGCCCAGGAACAGGCCGGGCAAAAAGGGGTTTTGGTATCTAAGCTGTCCGGCCCCAGCCAGGGGGAATTCACTGTGCAAAAAAGCCTGGTACTTCCGGACGGCACGGTGACAGGGGCCTGTCTTATCCCGAAGCCCCTGCTGGAAGATATTTGTGACGACCGGTTTTCCGGCAGATTTCCAACCGTTCATTCTTTAAATCTGGAAGAATTCATCATTCAGCCCATGCCGCCTGCAGATACCCTGTTTATTTTCGGTGCCGGGCATGTGGGGTTTGTTCTGGCTCAACTGGCCCATCTGACCGGATTTTCAACCGTGGTGATGGATGACCGGGAGGCGTTTGCCAACAAAAACCGATTTCCCCAAGCCCGGCAGGTCCGGGTGGCACGGGATTATGATGATGCATTCAAAGGATTGAATGTGGACAGTCATTCCTATATCGTGATTCTCACCCGGGGCCATCTCCACGATCAGACCGTTCTGGAGCAGGCGCTTTTCACTGATCCGGCCTATATCGGCATGATCGGTTCCCGGACCAAACGGGACAGAATCTATGACAATCTGATGGCAAAAGGGATCTCAAAAGAGCGGCTCAACTCGGTGTATTCACCTGTGGGACTTTCCATCGGGGCCCAGACCCCGGCGGAAATCGGGGTCAGCATCATGGCTCAGATCATCCAGATCCGTCAAGGGGGTCCCGTGTGA
- a CDS encoding molybdopterin-binding protein, whose protein sequence is MKYYEKDRAQSLPVEEAVGKILLHDITRIVPDLFKGPAFRKGHVITEADVDQLLDLGKQHVYVACLNGEIHENDAAQRIARAAAGKNIRLSDPKEGKVGFTAGISGLLKIDVAGLTQLNSVPEVICSTLHTHQTVTEGQELAGTRVIPLSIDETHVMAAEDVCKKFFPIIDIRPFAGVDVGLVVTGSEVFSGRINDGFGPVVQKKFEELGSRIMGKKIVSDDMDMTVAAIRQFVDDGAGFIAVTGGMSVDPDDLTPAAIRNAGGDVMFYGAPVLPGAMFMLAYIDDVPVIGLPGCVMYYRASIFDLVVPRLLAGEPVTRTDIIQMGHGGFCSSCKTCRYPRCSFGKN, encoded by the coding sequence GTGAAATATTATGAAAAAGACCGGGCTCAGTCGCTACCCGTCGAAGAGGCTGTGGGAAAAATACTGCTCCACGACATCACCCGCATCGTTCCGGATCTGTTCAAGGGACCGGCCTTCAGAAAAGGTCATGTCATTACCGAGGCAGATGTGGACCAGTTGCTGGATCTGGGCAAACAGCATGTGTATGTGGCCTGTCTCAACGGTGAAATCCACGAAAACGATGCAGCGCAACGAATCGCCCGGGCTGCTGCCGGAAAAAACATCCGGCTTTCCGATCCCAAAGAGGGCAAAGTGGGATTTACTGCGGGTATTTCCGGTCTGTTGAAAATCGATGTGGCGGGTCTGACACAGCTCAACAGTGTTCCCGAAGTGATCTGTTCCACCCTGCATACCCACCAGACCGTCACAGAGGGTCAGGAACTGGCCGGCACCCGGGTGATCCCGTTATCCATTGATGAAACCCATGTCATGGCAGCGGAAGACGTATGTAAAAAATTTTTCCCAATCATTGATATCCGCCCTTTTGCCGGGGTGGATGTGGGACTGGTGGTCACGGGATCGGAAGTGTTTTCCGGCCGGATCAACGACGGGTTCGGGCCGGTGGTCCAGAAAAAGTTTGAAGAACTGGGTTCCCGGATCATGGGCAAAAAAATCGTTTCCGACGACATGGACATGACTGTGGCCGCTATCCGGCAGTTCGTGGATGACGGGGCCGGATTTATCGCTGTCACCGGCGGCATGTCCGTGGATCCCGACGACCTCACCCCGGCGGCCATTCGAAACGCCGGAGGTGACGTGATGTTCTATGGGGCCCCGGTACTGCCCGGTGCCATGTTTATGCTGGCTTATATCGATGATGTGCCCGTGATCGGCCTGCCCGGATGCGTCATGTATTACCGGGCCTCGATTTTCGATCTGGTGGTGCCCCGGCTGCTGGCCGGAGAACCCGTGACCCGCACCGATATTATTCAGATGGGACACGGCGGGTTTTGTTCATCCTGTAAAACATGCCGGTATCCCCGGTGCAGCTTTGGGAAGAACTGA
- a CDS encoding PAS domain-containing sensor histidine kinase has translation MNGEQKNKTALRVTVLFFVFSIIWIVVTDMALDLFLPADFSQTLAQTVKGLLFVTAATIFVFWLSRRAFARVALEARIGQANKTERLLKTVMANLGEAVILVGPPKRSIVDCNSAVKSMLGYSAEELVGKPTALIHEDEAAFESFGTTSETVLQKERIFRCEYRLKHKDGHAVPVEITVVALHKDLGWHAGVVSIIRDLTSQKKAEHALRKSEEQYRLLAENTLDIIWEMNLDLVFTYVNPAIEQVTGYMPSEFVGRHLKEFVGQKELKKLERVINDEISKGPQGKGIIFENSLFHKDGSWVLTEIHARVIFGNNATPVAIQGTTRDIRQRRALEVKLRQSMKLQAIGTFAGGIAHEINNPIMGISAYSELIADAENQSPEIREYCSEIQKQTERVHILIKDLLGYARADEDMPLESFSLHDVVESTISLVRTVIRHDNIELNRRISKDLPPVRCRRQQIQQVVMNLVTNARDALNTKYPNGDENKRILIAGETVDGPGKKFVRLMVEDKGPGIPEDVRAQIFEPFFTTKPEGKGTGLGMWIVHNVVHDHHGKIGIETRAGEFTRFNIDLPAAGDRD, from the coding sequence ATGAATGGTGAGCAAAAAAATAAAACCGCTTTGCGGGTGACAGTCCTGTTTTTTGTTTTCAGCATCATTTGGATTGTTGTCACAGATATGGCCCTGGATCTGTTTCTGCCGGCGGATTTTTCACAAACCTTGGCCCAGACCGTCAAAGGGTTGCTGTTTGTCACTGCAGCCACCATCTTTGTTTTCTGGTTGAGCCGGCGTGCGTTTGCCCGGGTTGCCCTTGAGGCCCGAATCGGTCAGGCCAACAAAACCGAGCGTCTTCTTAAAACTGTCATGGCCAATCTGGGTGAAGCTGTGATTCTGGTAGGGCCCCCAAAGCGGTCAATTGTCGATTGCAATTCCGCTGTGAAATCGATGCTGGGATACTCAGCAGAGGAACTGGTGGGAAAACCAACCGCGTTGATCCACGAGGATGAGGCCGCCTTTGAATCATTTGGCACAACCAGCGAAACTGTTCTGCAAAAAGAACGTATTTTCCGCTGTGAATACCGGCTCAAACACAAAGACGGACATGCGGTCCCCGTTGAAATCACGGTTGTGGCACTGCATAAGGATCTGGGCTGGCATGCCGGCGTCGTCAGCATCATTCGTGACCTGACGTCCCAGAAAAAGGCTGAACACGCGTTACGCAAAAGTGAGGAACAGTACCGGCTTCTGGCAGAAAACACCCTGGACATCATATGGGAGATGAACCTGGATCTTGTCTTCACCTATGTGAATCCTGCCATTGAGCAGGTGACTGGGTACATGCCATCTGAATTTGTCGGCAGGCACCTGAAAGAATTTGTCGGGCAAAAAGAACTGAAGAAACTGGAACGGGTCATAAACGACGAGATCTCAAAAGGGCCGCAGGGCAAGGGTATTATTTTTGAAAACAGTTTGTTTCACAAAGACGGGTCTTGGGTCCTTACAGAAATTCATGCAAGGGTTATCTTCGGAAACAATGCAACGCCCGTGGCGATCCAGGGAACCACCCGTGACATCCGCCAAAGACGCGCACTGGAGGTGAAACTCCGGCAGTCCATGAAACTTCAGGCCATCGGGACTTTTGCCGGCGGCATTGCACACGAAATCAACAACCCCATCATGGGGATTTCCGCTTATTCAGAACTCATCGCTGATGCTGAGAACCAAAGCCCGGAAATCCGGGAATACTGCTCGGAGATTCAGAAACAAACCGAGCGGGTCCACATTTTGATCAAGGATTTACTCGGTTACGCCCGTGCAGACGAGGATATGCCCTTAGAATCATTTTCCCTTCATGATGTGGTGGAGTCAACCATATCGCTTGTCCGGACGGTGATTCGGCATGACAATATTGAGTTGAATCGGCGTATCAGCAAAGATCTGCCGCCCGTTCGCTGCCGGCGGCAGCAGATTCAGCAAGTGGTCATGAACCTGGTGACAAATGCACGGGACGCACTCAACACCAAATATCCGAACGGCGATGAAAACAAACGCATACTGATTGCGGGGGAAACTGTGGACGGTCCCGGCAAAAAATTCGTACGCCTGATGGTAGAAGACAAAGGCCCGGGGATCCCTGAGGATGTCCGGGCACAGATATTTGAGCCGTTTTTTACAACCAAGCCCGAAGGAAAGGGGACAGGGCTTGGCATGTGGATTGTGCACAACGTCGTGCACGATCACCACGGAAAGATTGGGATTGAAACCCGGGCTGGCGAGTTCACGCGGTTTAATATTGATTTGCCCGCTGCCGGAGATCGGGATTAG
- a CDS encoding coniferyl aldehyde dehydrogenase, with protein MTQPMPSTTEADAEALRIFNLQSRACLEQPEIPLKQRLGLLKTIEGILIENDQAICEAICADFGNRSFHETRILEITPSILGLRYTRRKLKKWIKPQRRHGSMIFVGGRNRVIPQAKGVLGIITPWNYPLFLAVSPMTSALAAGNRIMVKQAANSRHLCRLLHDRFSRKIDPAFVCFHPGVSAGTFSGLPFNHLVFTGSPRTGKTVMKTVADNLVPVTLELGGKSPVILADDFDMTKAVKRILFAKLMNAGQTCIAPDYIFVPENIIDRFIQTARKVARQLYPDIASSDYTAIIDSPAFDRLMDTIADVREKGGRVIPLLTGPDTILEHKKISPVIVTGTTPAMQIMQEEIFGPILPVIPYTSLKTVIKYINDRPRPLALYVFTRDRRLSDTVIAHTRSGGVTVNDCALHVAQHDLPFGGIGNSGTGQYHGFEGFLEFSKLRPVFHQAPLSSTAALTPPYGIFADRIFQAIKKFPWIS; from the coding sequence ATGACCCAACCGATGCCATCGACAACGGAAGCGGATGCCGAGGCGTTGAGAATTTTCAATCTTCAGTCCCGGGCCTGCCTGGAACAACCGGAGATTCCCTTGAAACAACGGCTGGGGCTCCTCAAAACCATTGAAGGCATTTTGATTGAAAACGACCAGGCCATCTGCGAAGCCATCTGCGCGGATTTCGGGAACCGGTCGTTTCACGAAACCCGGATACTGGAAATCACGCCCAGTATCCTGGGACTGCGGTATACCCGCAGAAAACTGAAAAAATGGATAAAGCCCCAGCGCCGGCATGGGTCCATGATCTTTGTCGGCGGCCGAAACCGGGTCATCCCCCAGGCCAAGGGGGTTTTGGGCATCATCACCCCCTGGAACTATCCGCTGTTTCTGGCCGTCAGCCCCATGACCAGTGCCCTGGCCGCCGGCAACCGGATCATGGTGAAACAGGCAGCCAATTCCCGGCATCTGTGCCGCCTGCTTCATGACAGATTCTCCCGGAAAATCGACCCGGCGTTTGTCTGTTTTCATCCCGGAGTGTCTGCCGGCACCTTTTCCGGATTGCCTTTCAACCACCTGGTGTTTACCGGGTCGCCCCGGACGGGAAAAACCGTCATGAAAACCGTAGCCGACAACCTGGTGCCAGTCACCCTGGAGCTGGGGGGCAAATCCCCCGTGATTCTGGCCGATGATTTCGACATGACCAAAGCGGTGAAACGGATTCTGTTCGCCAAACTCATGAACGCCGGACAGACCTGCATTGCCCCGGATTACATCTTTGTCCCGGAAAACATAATAGACCGGTTCATTCAAACGGCCCGTAAGGTGGCCCGGCAGCTTTATCCGGATATCGCCTCCTCCGACTACACGGCCATCATCGACTCTCCGGCCTTTGACCGGCTCATGGACACGATCGCGGACGTCCGGGAAAAAGGCGGCCGGGTGATCCCTCTGCTTACCGGACCGGACACCATTTTGGAACATAAAAAAATATCGCCCGTGATCGTGACCGGGACCACCCCGGCCATGCAGATCATGCAGGAGGAAATCTTCGGCCCGATTCTGCCGGTGATTCCCTATACCTCTTTGAAAACCGTGATCAAATATATCAATGACCGGCCCCGGCCCCTGGCCCTGTACGTTTTCACCCGGGACCGGCGCCTGTCAGATACCGTGATCGCACACACCCGGTCCGGCGGGGTGACCGTCAATGACTGTGCCCTGCACGTGGCCCAGCACGATCTGCCGTTTGGCGGCATCGGCAACAGCGGCACGGGACAATACCACGGATTCGAAGGGTTCCTGGAATTTTCCAAGCTGCGGCCCGTGTTTCACCAGGCCCCGTTGTCATCCACCGCGGCCCTGACCCCGCCTTATGGCATTTTTGCTGACAGGATCTTTCAGGCCATAAAAAAATTTCCCTGGATCTCCTGA
- a CDS encoding ammonium transporter, with protein sequence MKSRSLHKRILPLTITMSTLPAAALAADGAAEITGAAATYVANNTWMLVATFLVFIMHLGFASLEAGLTRAKNTVNILFKNTAIIAIGLLTYAAMGFNLMYPGDFSISGFFGFSGFGIGVSPENMMIAGDDGVGIYTYWTDFIFQAMFAATAATIVSGAVAERIKLHSFLIFSTVYVALIYPWVGSWKWGGGWLDAMGFYDFAGSTLVHSVGGWAALAGVLVLGPRLGKYAGNKIKPIMGHSMPLAAIGVFLLWLGWFGFNGGSVLSADPAAVSFVFVTTSLAAAAGIMGAIFLSWILQKKPDLSMALNGALAGLVGITAGADVVSVMSSIVIGFIAGLLVVVSVMGIDRIKIDDPVGALSVHLVCGIWGTLAVGLFSSDHSFLTQIVGVVAYAVPCFFSALAIFYILKKTLGIRVDEEEEMGGLDVGEHGMAAYADFEIKSAI encoded by the coding sequence ATGAAATCACGAAGCTTACACAAAAGAATACTACCCCTGACCATTACCATGTCAACCCTTCCGGCGGCTGCCCTGGCGGCGGATGGTGCGGCGGAAATCACAGGCGCTGCCGCAACCTATGTGGCAAACAATACCTGGATGCTGGTGGCCACTTTTCTGGTATTTATAATGCATCTTGGGTTTGCAAGCCTGGAAGCCGGGCTGACCCGGGCAAAAAATACCGTCAACATTTTGTTTAAAAATACCGCCATTATCGCCATTGGTCTGCTCACCTATGCGGCCATGGGCTTTAATCTGATGTATCCCGGCGATTTTTCAATTTCAGGATTCTTCGGATTTTCCGGGTTTGGCATCGGTGTGAGCCCGGAGAATATGATGATCGCCGGTGATGATGGGGTTGGAATTTACACCTACTGGACCGATTTTATTTTTCAGGCCATGTTTGCTGCCACGGCGGCAACGATTGTTTCCGGAGCCGTGGCAGAACGGATCAAACTTCACAGCTTTCTGATTTTTTCCACGGTTTATGTGGCATTGATCTATCCCTGGGTGGGCAGCTGGAAGTGGGGCGGCGGCTGGCTGGACGCCATGGGATTTTATGATTTTGCCGGTTCCACTCTGGTTCATTCGGTGGGGGGCTGGGCCGCCCTGGCGGGTGTGCTGGTTCTTGGACCCCGCCTGGGAAAATATGCCGGCAATAAAATCAAACCCATCATGGGTCACAGCATGCCGCTGGCTGCCATTGGGGTTTTTCTGCTGTGGCTGGGATGGTTCGGTTTTAATGGCGGGTCTGTGCTGTCAGCCGATCCTGCGGCCGTTTCTTTCGTTTTTGTAACAACTTCCCTGGCAGCGGCGGCTGGTATCATGGGGGCTATTTTCCTTTCCTGGATTTTACAGAAAAAACCGGATCTTTCCATGGCACTGAATGGGGCTTTGGCCGGCCTGGTAGGGATTACGGCCGGTGCAGATGTGGTCAGTGTGATGAGTTCGATTGTCATCGGATTTATCGCAGGTCTCCTGGTAGTGGTTTCAGTCATGGGCATCGACCGGATAAAAATCGATGATCCTGTGGGTGCGCTTTCCGTTCATCTGGTCTGCGGTATCTGGGGCACACTGGCTGTGGGGCTGTTCAGTTCGGACCACTCTTTTCTGACACAGATTGTTGGCGTGGTTGCCTATGCGGTTCCCTGCTTTTTTTCAGCCCTGGCAATTTTCTATATTTTGAAAAAGACACTGGGTATCCGGGTGGATGAAGAAGAAGAAATGGGCGGCCTGGATGTGGGTGAACACGGCATGGCAGCCTATGCGGACTTTGAAATCAAAAGTGCGATTTGA
- a CDS encoding P-II family nitrogen regulator, with translation MKKIEAVIKPFKLEALKEAMAKIGVQGMTISEVKGFGRQKGHKEVYRGAEYQVDFVPKVKVEIIVNEALVDTVVKSIIQSVKTGNIGDGKIFVLPLNEVCRIRTGETGEAAI, from the coding sequence ATGAAAAAGATTGAAGCTGTCATCAAACCGTTTAAGCTGGAGGCGCTGAAAGAAGCCATGGCAAAGATCGGTGTGCAGGGAATGACGATTTCCGAAGTAAAGGGATTCGGACGTCAAAAAGGACATAAAGAGGTGTACCGGGGGGCAGAATACCAGGTTGATTTCGTTCCCAAGGTAAAGGTTGAAATTATTGTCAACGAAGCACTGGTTGATACGGTGGTCAAATCAATCATCCAGAGCGTTAAAACCGGAAATATCGGTGATGGCAAAATATTTGTTCTGCCATTGAATGAAGTCTGTCGAATCCGCACCGGAGAAACCGGGGAAGCAGCAATTTAA
- a CDS encoding DVU_1555 family C-GCAxxG-C-C protein translates to MDDIQFLKLKHQGYCCTQIMVIMVLDMWGEQNPLLVDFSGGLCMGAGMEQGPCGILTGGMGILAMMSAGDQDRLIPMQEAFASFFSEQTRACGGIACVDIVGDYYPAPDPETCGRLLKTAYDSLMAILVENGFDPADPPHRN, encoded by the coding sequence ATGGATGATATCCAGTTCTTGAAGCTGAAACATCAGGGATACTGCTGCACCCAGATCATGGTGATCATGGTGCTCGATATGTGGGGGGAACAGAATCCTTTGCTTGTCGATTTCAGCGGAGGTCTGTGCATGGGCGCGGGCATGGAACAGGGGCCCTGCGGCATTCTCACCGGCGGCATGGGGATTCTGGCCATGATGTCAGCGGGGGACCAGGACCGGCTGATTCCTATGCAGGAAGCCTTTGCCTCGTTTTTCAGCGAACAGACAAGGGCATGCGGGGGAATCGCATGCGTCGACATTGTCGGGGATTATTACCCGGCCCCGGATCCGGAAACCTGTGGCCGGCTGTTGAAAACAGCTTATGACAGCCTTATGGCCATTCTGGTGGAAAACGGGTTTGACCCGGCAGACCCCCCGCACCGCAACTGA
- the trsS gene encoding radical SAM (seleno)protein TrsS, producing MQDQDTNKIHQIKMTRGSSGHIIRRTFSVCPVCLKRIPACHVRKADAVFMEKECPEHGFFSTPVWRNHIPITEWIGDVPEIRDGENLNCPHGCGLCPDHQRETCCVLLEVTGQCNLHCRFCFADAAPAPDPTLKTVKAWLDQLAVPGKTLVQLSGGEPTVRNDLPEIIRHARQAGCAHVQLNTNGIRLGQDKAYAGSLAEAGLSFVFLQFDGMDDEVYRTLRGKPLLDIKKKAITNCGECGIGVTLVPTLVPEVNVHQIGAIIDYGISLSPWVRGVHFQPVSFFGRIPQMPSDRMRLTIDQLMAEIETQTGGRIAKQHLLSSRFNHPLCKFHGDFVILPDSIMPLSHPRDRSGQCCDSPVTVDQNRAFITRRWKRPEPDLLSPAGWAPSRCCPSSGHDAPSSCCNPEALTPSREGQFPDMPAQTSFPMNPPPDSLDLDYFMNRVRTHGFTLTSMAFQDAGNLDLERLRLCSLHVFDNGRFVPFCAYYLSGWQPKEESS from the coding sequence ATGCAAGATCAGGATACCAATAAAATCCACCAAATCAAAATGACCAGAGGGTCCAGCGGACACATCATCCGCCGCACCTTTTCGGTCTGCCCGGTCTGCCTGAAGCGGATCCCGGCCTGCCATGTCCGAAAGGCGGATGCGGTTTTTATGGAAAAAGAGTGCCCGGAACATGGATTTTTCTCCACCCCGGTCTGGCGCAATCATATTCCCATCACAGAGTGGATCGGGGATGTACCGGAAATCCGGGACGGGGAAAACCTGAACTGCCCCCATGGCTGCGGCCTTTGCCCGGACCATCAGCGGGAAACCTGCTGCGTGCTTTTGGAGGTCACCGGGCAATGCAACCTGCACTGCCGTTTCTGCTTTGCCGATGCAGCCCCGGCACCGGACCCGACATTGAAAACTGTCAAGGCATGGCTGGACCAGCTGGCCGTTCCCGGCAAAACCCTGGTGCAGCTGTCCGGCGGAGAGCCCACGGTGAGAAACGATCTGCCGGAAATCATCCGCCATGCCAGGCAGGCCGGGTGTGCCCATGTACAGCTGAACACCAACGGCATCCGGCTGGGGCAGGACAAAGCATATGCCGGATCGCTGGCAGAGGCCGGACTGTCTTTTGTCTTTCTCCAGTTCGATGGAATGGATGACGAAGTTTATAGGACACTTCGGGGAAAACCGCTCCTGGACATCAAAAAAAAAGCCATCACAAATTGCGGAGAATGCGGCATCGGGGTGACCCTGGTGCCCACCCTGGTGCCGGAGGTCAATGTCCACCAGATCGGGGCCATCATCGATTACGGCATCTCCCTGTCCCCATGGGTGAGAGGGGTCCATTTCCAGCCGGTCAGTTTTTTCGGCCGGATCCCCCAGATGCCCTCAGACCGGATGCGCCTGACCATTGACCAGCTCATGGCGGAGATCGAAACCCAGACAGGCGGCCGGATTGCCAAACAGCACCTGCTCAGCTCCCGGTTCAACCACCCGTTGTGCAAGTTCCACGGGGATTTCGTGATCCTGCCGGACAGCATCATGCCCCTGTCCCATCCCCGGGACCGGTCCGGGCAGTGCTGCGACTCCCCTGTCACCGTGGATCAGAACCGGGCATTTATCACCCGACGGTGGAAACGCCCGGAACCGGATCTGCTGTCACCGGCCGGTTGGGCCCCTTCCAGGTGCTGCCCATCTTCCGGGCACGATGCCCCCTCCAGCTGCTGCAACCCCGAGGCTCTGACCCCATCCCGTGAAGGACAGTTTCCTGACATGCCGGCTCAAACCTCGTTTCCCATGAACCCGCCCCCGGACTCCCTGGACCTGGATTATTTCATGAACCGGGTCAGAACCCATGGGTTCACCCTCACCTCCATGGCGTTCCAGGATGCAGGGAACCTGGACCTGGAACGGCTCCGGCTCTGCAGCCTGCACGTGTTTGACAACGGCCGGTTCGTCCCGTTCTGCGCCTATTACCTGTCGGGCTGGCAACCAAAGGAAGAATCCTCATGA